The Candidatus Hepatincola sp. Av genome contains the following window.
CATTGCTTATTATTCTATGACAGGTAAAGTAGAAAAATTTGTTAACAATTTATATTATCCTCATGTGCTAGATATTACAACAGAATCTAATATAGCCACTCCTTTTGTATTAATAACATCTACAGTTAACTTTGGTGAAATTCCTGCTCCAGTACAGTTTTTTATGAAAAATAACTATAAACATTGCTTAGGTATTAGTGGTAGTGGTAATAAAAATTGGGGTAGCAATTATTGCAATGCTACTAACC
Protein-coding sequences here:
- the nrdI gene encoding Protein NrdI: MITIAYYSMTGKVEKFVNNLYYPHVLDITTESNIATPFVLITSTVNFGEIPAPVQFFMKNNYKHCLGISGSGNKNWGSNYCNATNLLAKQYNIPIINKFELSGTEQDVVIFKNRLNIINKLVSSNATQDVLAFRKSK